A single Numenius arquata chromosome 1, bNumArq3.hap1.1, whole genome shotgun sequence DNA region contains:
- the IFNAR1 gene encoding interferon alpha/beta receptor 1 → MDGGVAPAVGMWRAAVAALLSCLLVALPLRCTGQTNLKSPQDIQVYVVNTNFTLRWKYTGNDTDVTFSAEYRWFEDFKVDGTEWKELPGCQNDTRMECDFSSAITEYYDKHHLRIRTERRQEVSPWSSIFEMTPYDIAQIGPPGIELQSINGVIKIKVSPPEANQVQKMWIDDLSFKYNLVIWENSSNAELRNQSIFPTDKIDDLAPDTTYCLKVRATHPLESKEGLFSPIHCIKTTRKVNVLFCATNVSILALNMKFQLHWDNRYKQHVSYNVQYLSGYLKKLYDDHTMKWLNVPGCENITDTQCNLSSAITTVFGTFYFRVQAMNEYNKSCLSNEVKVIPLVTNEIGPPGVKVDISDDVLLHIQIYPPGGSTSEVMMKNYDLSYRILYWKNSSNNEEEIKTKEIKQTIGMISDLTPSTLYCVKVQAFSKAYNKSSHFSKEECIKTPGGKILPLIILATFVTAVVAVLLVAAPLFFVLYQAYNKIKYVFFPSCQPPLNIEGFGEQLFNSPYRSTAEEPIENCSIIETIITEDLNQIDFKDYKHSKQSSRDSGNYSNDDDTSGSKASEETLEKEIV, encoded by the exons ATGGACGGCGGAGTGGCGCCGGCGGTTGGCATGTGGCGCGCGGCTGTGGCGGCgttgctctcctgcctgctggtcgCGCTGCCCCTACGCTGCACAG GCCAAACTAATCTGAAGAGTCCGCAGGATATTCAGGTCTATGTTGTAAATACGAATTTCACTTTAAGGTGGAAGTACACTGGGAATGACACTGATGTGACATTTTCAGCAGAATACCGGTG gtTTGAAGATTTTAAGGTAGATGGAACAGAATGGAAGGAGTTGCCTGGGTGTCAAAATGATACTCGCATGGAATGTGACTTTTCCTCAGCAATAACTGAATACTATGATAAACATCATTTGCGTATAAGGACTGAAAGAAGGCAAGAAGTGTCTCCATGGTCTAGCATTTTTGAAATGACTCCGTATGATATAG CTCAGATCGGTCCCCCAGGAATAGAGTTGCAGTCCATAAATGGAGTCATAAAAATTAAGGTTTCTCCTCCAGAAGCAAATCAGGTCCAAAAAATGTGGATAGATGATCtaagttttaaatataatttagttATCTGGGAAAATTCATCAAATGCAGAG CTcagaaatcaaagtatttttcctACTGACAAAATTGATGATCTTGCACCAGACACTACCTATTGTTTGAAAGTTCGAGCAACTCATCCTTTGGAGTCTAAAGAAGGTTTATTCAGTCCCATTCATTGCATAAAAACTACTCGTAAAG tgAATGTCCTGTTCTGTGCAACAAATGTGAGCATTCTTGCTTTGAATATGAAATTTCAACTGCATTGGGATAATCGGTATAAACAACATGTAAGCTACAATGTACAGTATCTCAG TGGGTATCTAAAGAAACTTTATGATGATCACACAATGAAGTGGCTCAATGTACCTGGATGTGAAAACATCACTGACACACAATGCAATTTGTCATCTGCCATCACTACTGTTTTTGGAACTTTCTATTTTCGTGTGCAGGCCATGAATGAATATAATAAATCATGTTTGTCTAATGAAGTAAAAGTAATTCCTCTGGTAACAA ATGAAATTGGCCCTCCTGGTGTAAAGGTGGACATCAGTGATGATGTTTTGCTTCATATCCAGATTTATCCTCCAGGAGGATCTACAAGTGAAGTCATGATGAAAAATTATGACTTGTCTTACCGGATTCTGTATTGGAAGAATTCATCGAATAATGAG gaggaaatcaaaacaaaagagaTAAAACAAACAATAGGGATGATCTCTGATCTAACACCCTCAACTTTGTACTGTGTGAAGGTACAAGCGTTCTCAAAAGCTTACAACAAAAGCAGTCATTTCAGCAAAGAGGAATGCATCAAAACACCTGGAG GTAAAATTTTACCTCTGATCATTTTAGCAACATTTGTAACTGCCGTGGTTGCTGTCTTGCTTGTGGCTGCACCGCTTTTTTTTGTCCTGTATCAAGCCTACAATAAAATCAAATACGTGTTCTTTCCATCATGCCAGCCTCCTTTGAACATAGAG GGTTTTGGAGAACAGCTCTTTAACAGTCCTTATCGGTCAACTGCAGAGGAACCAATAGAAAATTGTTCTATAATTGAGACTATCATCACAGAAGATCTAAATCAAATTGATTTTAAAGACTACAAACATTCGAAACAGAGCAGTCGAGATTCAGGGAATTATTCTAACGATGATGATACTTCAGGGAGCAAAGCGTCAGAAGAAACGCTAGAAAAGGAAATAGTataa